The region CCCACTTTTGAACGGCCCTGTTTTCCATCTCATAACAGTTTAAAGGGGCGACGCTGCTTATAAGCCGCCAAGTCACTCATATCACTCAGTTCACTCAAGTCACTCAGGTTGGTAGTGATATTTTCATAATGAGGAAGGATCCACAAATTCATTGATTACTATACAGAGCAGCAGCTAGGGGGACAAAGCTGGGGTGCACTCCCCCAAGGGATAGCATCTTTTTGGGCACTATTAAGATAAACGTTATTTATTAATCATAGGCTGGGTATAGAGCAGAAAAGCTAACAGCATTCCAGGAGACCAATTGAAGCGTTCGGATTTATATGAACGCGGATGGGAACAAAGgtactttaaattttatgtgAAGGAGATACGAAGTGACTAAAAGATGTCTTCTTCAACCtgcctaaaaatttttatacgaTAATCCCTATGAAACTTCAGATAGGACGAAGGGCTTGACAAAAGAGTATCCTTATATAACTATGTAACTTTCAATTAAATTATCTAACTTATCTTATATAGCGTTTGAATTAAACTATATAACTTTTCATTATATTAACTTTCAATTAGATTGAAAGTTAAAAACGTAAGTATTCGAAGATTTGTTTTTCCCTGTAGAATTAATTAGTTTTATGAATTTCGTCCTTTTCGTTGttgatgttttgtcaaataaaaccACATTGTTCGAAACACATATCGTTTTCATGAGGCGAAAGTGCAAATGACGTTTTGGCCTTTAGGGTGATAATTTTACTATTGTATCTTACACTTTTATTATCTTATtcgtgatttctgttcgttttaagtttaaattgattattcatttgaatttcttttttttactcatcCATTCATTCATAGTAGTATTGGAAATCTTTAGGTTTAATGTAATCATTCGCTTTAGTTTCTGTTTGCTCTAGgttttatttactcatttaagcaatttctgcttgttttaaacACTGAATTATCTTATGATTTTAAGATCAGTAAAGAGTTGAATTTAACTACGAATGTTACGCGTATTTTTCCAAGCCGAGGAAGGTTAATcgtctgttcttttttttacatatttgtttatattagaGTAATGAAAGATAGTTTGTTTTTAGAACTTCGAATATTACACAGTTAAAAAGCATATTCATTCCGTAAACAGTTTTGGAGATCAGCCAGAATCAAGTAAGGCGTTCTTGGAGTGGTGTTCCGTGCTTTAGCTAACggagaatttctttttttttgcaatataatTGCGCAGATCGAGAAAGAAAGGGAGCAGGAGACTGACATTGAATCCTGGCGCTGAATCACCTAACTATGTCCAGGGCCGGGTTAAAAACTTTGACActtctaggcccaagcgtttttgccgCTCCGTTTTGTCGaagatttttgggaaaatttccTAGAAATCGAAGACATGACAGCATCGAACAGAACGCAACTGGTTTGCCAAAAGTAATGCAAGAGAGAGCTGATACCGAACTCTCAGCTCCCATTCAtgggagacatctgacagtttataagtcACCACGGAATTCctatgttgttttaaaatcacttttctgtgacTAGGCAGCTTGGCGGCAGAGGGCATAAGACACTTCGGTTAATCTAGGCCTGACTATGCTTCTGTTACCATAGCAAGACAAATTCGAATTGACAAAAAGTCACTGTTGTAAATTCTTTCTTTGCATTAAAcatatatttatctgaagctataaaaggggctgttcaaTTAGAAGATGCATCCATATGGAGGccattttcataataatttgCACAGGGGATGAGCTTTGCAGGGACTACCTTCTCATGGAAGGAAGTTTGCCTTTTGGGCAAGGTTTCCAGAAGTAAGGTTTCCAGTGGAGAGTTTgcctaaaatcatttttaaattatcttcaCGCAAATTAATTGTTGCAAAACTGCTGACACTATTGATGTGAGAATTATAAAGATAAACAAATCTAATTTAAGTATGAAATCAAGGTAACAcctattcaaaattaaaagaaactgtAGAATACCGCTATATTATAAAAAAGCGATTGTACGAAAATCAATTGAAGCCTGTCTTACTGAAGCTAAAATGATTTAGCACCTGATGATGAATATTCTGAAGTAGAATACGGGCCATTGTTGATTTGGAAATATACCAAAGAGCCAACTTGCTGCTTCTACtatttgttttgctttatttcTTGCGTTTTGGGATaaatatactgttttttttaatactataaAGAAGGATATAATAATAAAGACTTAATTATTtatatccattttcttttatccATATTTTTTACACCCGCGCAGGAAGTGGTGAAGTGTATTAAGCACAGAATACGGTCAATCACTGCATCTTCACCTGAATCcgctgtttctgtttttcatgaaatttaCAAAAGTGCGAAAGAAGAGAGTAAGACGAACCCCGAAGAGAAGAAGTGGATAAATGACCTTGGTTTTATTATCCTTGATAACATTACAACTCTAGCTAGTTTTGAGATTTCGGATAAAGATATTGGTAAGTTTAGTAGTAGATACTTATAATGAAGCGTGTATTTTCATATTGGCTCTAACCTGGGGCCTAGTCTAGCGGCTTGAAGTAAATTctcaaaagttttcaaattagcaaaataattataaataatgcATATATACTCATTTTTATTGAGTAGTTTTgtataataatgaataattcAATCAGACAAAGGAAAATATTAAGCATAAAGAAGGGAGCTCGgggaattcgtttttttttttgaattttcaaaatgtgtCTTGGCAACAATCACTTCAGAAAAACATTGCTTCGCGATCTAAGATTTTGTGGTCCCATATTTTACCTGGTGCGTATTCGATCCATATCTGATGCAAAAGATccttattctttattattttgtagtaTTGTGTGTGCTAGTTTTGAATCCCCTTACTTTACTTTCTACTGAAAGCCAGAAGTAGTTTGGTACGCATTTTCTTTGCTTAAATCTCTGCTAACCGGGGTAAATCCAATCAGCTTGGTCTTGACTtgctttattctagtttttgcaCACCCTCGATGTTTTAAGCGGTTCCCAGGAAAAAGTCTTTTGTCTGCATAGAGGACGTTTTAAATACTATACTGCTACAACGTTGCTTTAGTAAGACTAAAATGATAAACCAACTTTGCATTAGAAACACTCATCTGAAGCTATAAAGTATAGTGGATGCTGTGATGAAAATTCGGGCCCTTCATTTAGTTTCGATGAGCCTgtgtttccttttcttttagttttccttctttctttgtttttccaagTTCAAGTCCTTAATTTGTACTTTTTAATTTCCTATTCTCTAAAgagtttcttttttacttcttttgggTGATATAATTAGGGGAAAATGAATAAGCGAACAgtaatatagaaaaattaaacatttttccctACAGTTGATTACTATATAAACTATACCTGGCAATCTTCTCTTTTAATTTCCTCCTTTTTTGTGCAGATTTAAACGGTTCGGTCATTGAACAGCAAGTGTAATTAAGGCAATATGCACTCAAGAAAAGTTAGCAAGTTGCCAAAGTTTTGCGATACCTATCTGATTAATccataaatatttgaattatattGTTTGAACCGTATTATTGGGTATTATAGAAAGGTTTGGACAAAAATCGCAGTTGCCAAAACAATTGACTATATACAGTTAAATTACGGCTCATATGGAATATGACATTCAGAGCATCATaatctttgtttttctccttaatACTGTTTCTCCTATGCATTATTTCTATTCCCACGGGTCTCATCATATAGAATGTACAATCATAGAAATTTTGAGGAGGTTTCCGTCGATCGAAAGTTCTGAGATCTATTGTCCTGTTTAGGTGGCAAAACTGATCAAAATGTAACCAACTCTCCCTTTGTACCTCCGGTGCATCGTATGACACCAGGtgaaaattttcagttatctTTTTAATCAGAAAGGTAAGGATGTTCAAGCAATGTATCTCCGGGGAGAAAATTATAACTGTAGCCCCAGATGCAAGCACACTAACTATGAAAATAGCTGATTTCAAGACAAAGACTTTGCATTTACATTCTAACGGAAAGAAGGACATGTTACATCTTGTAGGAATCAAAATCTTGCAAGGCATTTTCGTCCGTGTAATGCTTCCTCGGTCCAAAGTAGGGTCCTTCGGTCTGAGCAAATAAGTATTGTTTTACCGCCCCCTAGAATGCTAGTCTCTTTTGTGCTTATATTTACAGCAATTAGTTTAGATTCGTTGTTAACATCTGCTAAACATTTTCCTAAATTTGCAAGGAAACTCGGTATCCAGTTCTTTCAAATGTATGGAAAATTAATAGgctaaacaaaattttcagtttaaacaatctttttagttttcagtaaagcacacgAATTACCAAACCCTTTTGATTTTACGGGGATAGTAACACCATACATGTCTATGATAATGAacatttttcttctgtttaagTGTGACTTCCATTTTGTATAAGTTTCttctcgttttaggtttcaattttcgttcataataatttctattcgtcttAGGTTTGACTACTTATGTAATTAAATGTTTCCTccttgagttttatttttatttttcgtgaaaaacttcatttaaacgaaaaagtttttaagtaataccacttttgaagaaaatataactcTGTTAAGCAAGACCGTACCAACTCTCCTAACTTTGGACTATTagttatatatatgtatatatatatatatatatatatatatatatatatatatatatatatatatatatatatatatatatatatatatgtatatatatatatatatatatataaacagaaTCAAGATGTACAGAAATATGTATTCATTTATTGACGAAATTAATCAGACAGTTGACACTTCAAGAGTAGGTATGAAATTGTAgaagtaattgaaaatttccCTAAACGATTTGCTGAAAATGTGTGATGGTGTAAATGGTAATTTTAGACGAAGACATGCCTACCTCAGTGAGCAAGAAAATAAGAGAGATTGTTAAATTTATGCAATCAGTCGCAGAACTACTTCTTCACCTGAGGACCTGTTCCTGGAGAACCTTCAAATGTTCCAAAGCTACCTTACATGGATTATCTGCTCCAGTCGCACACTGATTCTAGTCAGTCGTACACCTATTCTATGAGATTCTTAAGCTGGATACAATTTACTTAATTCCTTGTGCATATAGGGGTATTTAGGACCTTAATCTAATTACTAGTTTATTTGTGGATatataagtttgaaaatatgcTTAATAATAACTGAAATAATCTTTTAGGTATTTTATCCAGTTTTTAAATTCCGGAAAATTGCAAATACAAGAcacaaactaccccaaagacgCCAGATATAGGGTTGTCTGCTTGTATTTGTGGACAGAATTAAAGAACACGAGAGTGGAAATTTTTAATCCTctttccttagaaaaaaaaaaaaaaaaaacttttttactttaGAAAGTGGAGGACAGATTTTGCGAATTGGTTCTATGCTTCGGAAGCTGACCGACGTTTTACTCGTTCCAATTATGATTGTTAATCGAAATGCTGACATCGACGCAGAAGCCGAAGTACGTTTAGCAGATACTACTCAAACAAATCAGCCGGGAACAAGTACGCCTGATTTAAGTTCGATAGAGATTCGTAACAAGTTGTACTTCACAGAAGCTGGTAGGATATGGGACGGTTTAGTTGATCACAGAATGGATTTTAGAGCTGACAGAAGCTCCAGGTCTACTTGTATTACGCTAAAGAAAAGTGCATATCGTCCATGTAAATCTTCCTGTGTCGTAAACTTATTTGATtaaatgattttcaaaaacctgacaattttttcaggctttatGTACTTTTTTAAGTCTTTAAAACACTGTTCTGTCGAGAGCCCAGTTGGGCTATCATGCCCAACTCACAAAGGTGAGTATTACGTGGCAAAGAAAGGCTTGGTAAAGCaatcaattatttaatttggtTAACGATAATACAAGGGGTGGGATTAAAGCGAATCTGTGATGAACGAGCTTTTCATGTGGTAAAGCAAATAGGTTTTAGCGTCACAACACTAGAACGGTGCGAGTTCGGAATGTCATATCCtaaaagatctaaagccgaaCTCGACAGCcatgacaaaacaaagaaaagaatctgAAAGTGACAAACGGTTCTATGGCTAGTAGAGCCATACTGGCTTTTACTGGTCATAGACTCGTTTGTCACTTTCAGATTCTTTTCGTTGTTTTGTAAATCCCTAAAACTAGGAATTGACACAAAAAAACGCCTTTGCTATCGATTATAATAagattttttgaagtttatttgaCTCAGCCCACAATAAAATATGCTTACTTACATCTTTTCTTGTACTAAAACACCAAAAAGTAACAGGATATCCTTAAGGTTTTGCAGACTTTTAGATTTTGGAAACGACAATACCTCTTTATgtcttttctccctttttttggaCTTCTTCAATTGTTCCtgtctcagtttttttttcaccattaaTGCAGTTGCttattttagtcaaaatttaaaacaagaagacGCACACACACAAATGTAAGTACTAAATACAAAAGCGGTTCTGAGAATGATTTCCAGACAACAGTCTGAGTAGTTGCaccgcattttttttcttttttatttatttcttttcgcACAATAATGACAGATGATATTACTGcgattgaataaaaataaagattatcTACATGTagtctttttttgtatattttattgaagcaaaaaaaaataataataaaaaggaaaagaatataAGCACTTGATTACAGAGATTGCTGGGTAAATATAAATTGCAGATAAAACCATAAGTTTTAATACATCTAATCAATGACTAGGAGTAGCAAGAAAAATCATAGTACACATAAATCCTATACTACATATATAGGCTTCTAAACTAACCTACTACACACTTTGATCATACGTACACTTATAGTTAAAGTGTAGTATTCAGCACCTAAATTAGAGATTCTAATCAATAGTCGTGAAAGTAGCGAGACATAACTTTCATACTGTCAAGAAAAAATctgtataatttaaaaaagtcaCAAATTTAAATCTCAAGGAAAGcgattttttgattgtttttggaCACTGTTATCATATTGTAAATATAGATGATCTCACATGCCTTTCTGGTTGAAGCAtagtttgttattttattatccttgttattttatcatatatataACTTCTTGTTAATCATAGTAAAAAAAGGGGATTCGAATCTACTGAAAGTTTTGTCATTATACCCGATGGCAGTTAAGGAGCGATTAAACTGTTGATTCGAATTACAAATTCCCTTCCATCATCCAAGTCTACGGTTTCAAATTCAGGAAAAAAACATGAGGGAGTTCATTcatctaattattttttgtgtaaAAGATACAGACGTTGTTTACATCTagagttttctttaatataattttactaGGATCTTCTAAATTTCACTGGGACTAAGTCGAATTCCAATAGGATTATCAACTTGTCACACGGTTAGAATTTTAtgcaatgaaataaaatttgcctttattaattaaagggaaaatttcaatagaATCAGTAACTTGTCACAGGCTTAGAATGTTAtgaatgtaaataaaatttgccttttttaaatt is a window of Artemia franciscana chromosome 7, ASM3288406v1, whole genome shotgun sequence DNA encoding:
- the LOC136029207 gene encoding DNA repair protein RAD51 homolog 4-like, translated to MDIVEDEILQFVEDSVREKISTAGKIWHSLSHFLEVESEVAMKQIGLSYKEYQQIMRNIQKKNHVRGINAATHLVTNEKKFKRISSGFELLDNFLDTRGKGFLPGEIYEICGPPDSGKSTFCHFLTARISLFNKKNVLYIDTKGDFYGTTVMELLLKMTPDEVTAEHENEVVKCIKHRIRSITASSPESAVSVFHEIYKSAKEESKTNPEEKKWINDLGFIILDNITTLASFEISDKDIESGGQILRIGSMLRKLTDVLLVPIMIVNRNADIDAEAEVRLADTTQTNQPGTSTPDLSSIEIRNKLYFTEAGRIWDGLVDHRMDFRADRSSRSTCITLKKSAYRPCKSSCVVNLFD